One window from the genome of Leptospira johnsonii encodes:
- a CDS encoding metal-dependent hydrolase, with the protein MSSEILQDKDFHFYPVRKPKFEFSENGTSKHWMDGSAYKTHILNTWTLFFPDGERFFIRSIQKFLPSIKDPRVLRNAKAFMGQEAQHAGEHKKTWKILEDQGFKIKGFTDFVNSFFVNFVEKIMSSKSCLAATAGAEHYTSLVATIGLQIKALDQAESEMKRLWEWHAAEEIEHKSAAYDVFLDISGNYFRRMITFLGVTIVFWAATFIGAEILLWQEGLTFKWKTRKDAFRFIFIDEKVFFHALGAFFRYFRPGFHPEQEDNLELSKAIFESPEHKYKEIA; encoded by the coding sequence ATGAGCAGCGAAATATTACAGGATAAGGATTTTCATTTTTATCCGGTCAGAAAACCTAAATTCGAATTCAGCGAAAACGGCACCAGTAAACACTGGATGGATGGTTCCGCTTACAAAACCCATATTCTGAATACCTGGACTCTTTTCTTTCCGGACGGAGAAAGGTTCTTTATCAGAAGTATCCAAAAATTTCTCCCAAGCATCAAGGATCCGAGAGTGCTTCGCAATGCAAAAGCATTCATGGGTCAGGAAGCACAACATGCGGGAGAGCATAAAAAAACCTGGAAAATACTGGAAGATCAGGGCTTTAAGATCAAGGGATTCACCGATTTTGTGAATTCTTTCTTCGTGAATTTTGTAGAGAAAATCATGTCATCTAAGTCTTGTTTGGCGGCTACCGCCGGAGCGGAACATTACACTTCTCTTGTGGCTACTATCGGTCTGCAGATCAAGGCTTTAGATCAAGCGGAATCGGAGATGAAACGTCTTTGGGAATGGCATGCAGCGGAAGAGATAGAACATAAATCCGCAGCTTACGACGTATTCTTAGATATCAGCGGAAATTATTTCAGAAGAATGATTACTTTTCTCGGAGTGACCATCGTGTTCTGGGCAGCGACATTTATAGGCGCGGAAATACTTCTTTGGCAAGAGGGACTTACTTTTAAATGGAAAACCAGAAAAGATGCTTTTCGTTTTATCTTTATAGACGAAAAGGTCTTCTTTCATGCGCTGGGCGCCTTCTTCAGATATTTCCGTCCCGGTTTTCATCCGGAACAGGAAGATAATCTAGAATTGAGTAAGGCAATCTTCGAATCGCCAGAGCATAAATATAAGGAAATTGCATGA
- a CDS encoding AraC family transcriptional regulator, producing MEHLPGFFLHFWIQFGTALCLLLAAMELARKRENAMPGGIFYLAIILALVESRLGLGLLPWAADHIWFWPAFFPAVWAVGPTLLLVSKNMVQFALDREIQIGKHFIPAILLLLGELTAYIILPAEEIREYIRNAMFGSKVDVLTGVTIFGSIHQTVYSIFLWVLFRKASKETDIPLSSLVYTILIVVFTTIQLCWFGYFLKNQFLLAAGSSFQTLGIVLVFLFSARYPNFFISLKSEIQQKRYERTQLNGLDLDQLHSRIKELVEADKIYKEESLKIQDFAEKLLVSPHQLSRILNETYGKNFNEFLNSFRVEEAKTLLLEDLDRTVLSIAYDVGFNTKSTFNAQFLKITGMTPLEWRKKGSKL from the coding sequence TTGGAGCATCTGCCCGGTTTTTTTCTTCATTTTTGGATCCAATTTGGAACCGCACTTTGCCTACTTCTTGCGGCGATGGAGCTCGCTAGAAAAAGGGAAAATGCGATGCCGGGTGGGATCTTCTATCTAGCCATTATTCTCGCCTTGGTGGAGAGTCGATTGGGCTTAGGTCTGCTCCCATGGGCCGCGGATCATATCTGGTTCTGGCCTGCATTCTTCCCTGCAGTTTGGGCGGTGGGTCCCACATTACTTTTGGTCTCTAAAAATATGGTCCAATTCGCCTTGGACAGAGAGATCCAGATCGGAAAACATTTTATCCCTGCCATTCTACTTTTACTCGGTGAATTAACAGCTTATATAATTCTTCCTGCGGAAGAGATCAGAGAATATATTCGAAATGCAATGTTCGGTTCCAAGGTGGATGTTCTGACTGGGGTCACGATATTCGGTTCCATCCATCAAACAGTTTATTCCATCTTTCTTTGGGTATTGTTTAGAAAGGCATCTAAGGAAACAGATATCCCACTTTCTTCTTTAGTTTATACGATCCTGATCGTAGTATTCACCACCATACAACTTTGTTGGTTCGGATATTTTCTGAAGAACCAATTTTTGTTAGCGGCAGGTTCTAGTTTCCAAACTCTTGGGATCGTTCTAGTCTTTTTATTCTCAGCGAGGTATCCGAATTTTTTCATTTCTTTAAAGTCGGAGATCCAACAGAAAAGATACGAAAGGACCCAATTGAACGGATTGGATCTGGACCAACTTCATTCTCGCATCAAGGAATTGGTTGAGGCAGATAAAATTTATAAGGAAGAAAGTCTAAAAATCCAGGACTTCGCCGAAAAACTATTGGTATCTCCTCATCAACTTTCCCGCATTTTAAACGAAACTTACGGCAAAAACTTCAACGAATTCCTGAATTCATTTAGGGTAGAAGAAGCTAAAACCCTGTTACTAGAGGATCTGGATCGGACTGTTCTATCCATAGCGTACGATGTAGGCTTCAATACAAAGTCCACATTTAACGCCCAATTTTTGAAAATCACCGGAATGACTCCTTTGGAATGGAGAAAAAAGGGTAGCAAACTATAA
- a CDS encoding citrate/2-methylcitrate synthase: MSDFVELKFGDQVHRLPVITGTDGNKGIDIRDLHTKTGLTSYDPGFFNTAYAQSKISRRDPLTGDLQYRGYDVAELVHYSTFVETSYLLIYGDLPNEKQLKEFSNKLSKHSLIHEDMINLFDGFPGRAHPLAVLSVMVSSLSSYYQDEYEEYLDRGIDQAARLLAKIRTIAAFSYKKMIGQPFVYPVDRHPYCTNFLYMLFSIPSVKYQPSEEHDRILNQLWILYADHEQNVSNTTVQLIGSTQANIFASVSSAINALWGSREGGRQVAAVELIEDIIKSKLSVPEFFEKFKKGESQLHSTCFGHDAYKVKSKRSTIAQKLFSEFYKQKKLDPIAEIALQVDDFVSKDPFYLEKNLYPNLEFYSAILFHSLGIPKELFTAMQAIGKLPGWLAHWREQRIGVNSSHKVRPRQIFTGETHRKYRQILER; encoded by the coding sequence ATGAGCGATTTCGTAGAGTTGAAATTCGGAGACCAGGTACACCGTCTTCCAGTAATCACCGGAACTGACGGTAATAAAGGAATCGATATTAGAGATTTGCATACTAAGACGGGACTGACTTCTTACGATCCCGGTTTTTTTAATACGGCGTATGCCCAGAGTAAAATTTCCAGAAGAGACCCTCTGACAGGAGATTTACAATACAGAGGCTACGACGTAGCAGAATTAGTGCATTATTCCACTTTCGTTGAGACCAGTTATTTGCTGATCTATGGGGATCTTCCTAACGAAAAGCAGCTGAAAGAATTCTCCAACAAACTTTCCAAACATAGTTTGATTCACGAGGATATGATCAATCTATTCGACGGATTCCCAGGAAGAGCCCACCCTCTTGCGGTCCTTTCTGTTATGGTTTCTTCTCTTTCCAGCTATTACCAAGACGAGTACGAAGAATATTTGGACCGCGGGATCGACCAAGCGGCTAGACTTTTGGCAAAGATCAGAACAATCGCTGCATTCTCATATAAAAAGATGATAGGACAACCTTTCGTTTATCCAGTGGATCGCCATCCGTATTGTACAAATTTCTTATATATGCTTTTCTCTATTCCGTCGGTTAAATACCAACCTTCCGAAGAGCATGATAGGATCTTGAACCAACTTTGGATCTTGTATGCCGATCATGAGCAGAATGTTTCGAATACTACCGTTCAGCTGATCGGTTCCACTCAGGCAAATATATTCGCTTCTGTTTCTTCTGCGATCAATGCACTTTGGGGTTCCAGAGAAGGCGGAAGACAGGTTGCAGCAGTCGAGTTGATCGAAGATATTATCAAATCCAAACTTTCCGTTCCGGAATTTTTCGAAAAATTCAAAAAGGGAGAATCCCAACTTCACTCTACCTGTTTTGGTCACGACGCATACAAGGTGAAGAGCAAACGTTCAACCATCGCCCAAAAATTATTCTCCGAATTTTATAAACAGAAGAAGTTGGATCCAATCGCGGAGATCGCTCTACAAGTGGACGATTTCGTAAGCAAAGATCCTTTCTATCTGGAAAAAAATCTGTATCCGAACCTAGAGTTCTATAGCGCGATCCTATTCCATAGTTTAGGAATTCCTAAAGAACTTTTCACTGCAATGCAGGCGATAGGTAAACTTCCTGGTTGGTTGGCACACTGGAGAGAACAAAGGATTGGAGTGAACTCATCTCACAAGGTCCGTCCTCGTCAGATCTTCACAGGCGAGACTCACAGAAAGTACAGACAGATTCTGGAAAGATAA
- a CDS encoding SDR family oxidoreductase, whose product MGEFFKDKVVWITGASSGIGESLVKEAARRGATLVLSSRREKELKRVRKENGLTDSNSMILPLDLEDYKKLGKAPAQVIKTFGKIDVLINNGGISQRSLAHETSLETYETLMKVNFFGNIALTLAVLPHMRSRKQGWVSTIASVAGLIGVPLRTGYSSTKFALTGFYEALRAENTKENLKVTLVYPGFVKTNISHNALKGDGTPQKKMDKVIENGIDADECARKILDAIENEDLQVIIAGGKEKFGLFLRHYFPKVFAKFLSKTAVT is encoded by the coding sequence ATGGGAGAATTTTTCAAAGACAAAGTCGTATGGATTACAGGAGCTTCTTCCGGGATCGGCGAATCTTTAGTGAAAGAAGCCGCGAGAAGAGGAGCGACTTTAGTTCTTTCTTCCAGAAGAGAAAAGGAACTCAAAAGGGTCCGCAAAGAGAACGGACTAACAGATTCAAACAGTATGATCCTCCCTTTAGATCTGGAAGATTATAAAAAGTTAGGAAAAGCTCCCGCTCAGGTTATCAAAACTTTCGGAAAAATAGACGTGCTCATCAATAATGGTGGGATCAGCCAACGTTCCTTGGCTCATGAGACTTCTCTCGAGACTTATGAAACGTTGATGAAGGTGAACTTTTTCGGAAATATCGCTCTGACTCTTGCGGTCCTTCCACATATGAGATCAAGAAAGCAAGGCTGGGTTTCTACGATCGCGAGTGTTGCTGGACTCATCGGAGTTCCTTTGAGAACCGGATATTCTTCTACCAAATTCGCATTAACTGGTTTTTATGAAGCTCTCAGAGCAGAAAATACAAAAGAAAATCTGAAGGTCACTTTAGTGTATCCAGGTTTTGTTAAGACCAATATTTCGCATAACGCACTCAAAGGCGATGGGACTCCTCAAAAGAAAATGGATAAGGTGATCGAGAACGGGATCGACGCGGACGAATGTGCACGCAAAATTCTGGACGCAATCGAGAACGAAGATCTGCAAGTGATCATCGCAGGCGGAAAGGAAAAATTCGGTCTGTTCTTAAGACATTATTTCCCTAAAGTTTTCGCGAAGTTCTTATCTAAGACGGCAGTCACCTGA
- a CDS encoding M15 family metallopeptidase has product MRVHGFGPILLLLTFSACQKSTVPKLEEVKPSLKIENGLVNIKEIDPSIEIDLRYSTPENFTGSIIYPFRTCLLRKETAEKLRAANSEFKNYGYRIKIWDGYRPPYAQRILWEKVPNPRYVGNPTKGGSVHNRGGAVDLTLIDSQGRELEMPSAYDEFTYKASPFRKDLEPTVFKNLEILVGILTKHGFKQISSEWWHYNDGDAKVYPLVEVDPKLWEK; this is encoded by the coding sequence ATGAGAGTCCACGGTTTTGGTCCGATCTTACTTCTGCTTACCTTCTCCGCTTGTCAAAAATCTACTGTCCCAAAATTAGAAGAAGTCAAACCTTCTTTAAAAATCGAAAATGGATTAGTAAACATAAAAGAAATAGATCCAAGTATAGAGATCGATCTACGCTATTCTACTCCGGAGAATTTTACAGGCTCCATCATCTATCCTTTCCGAACCTGCTTGCTCAGAAAAGAAACCGCAGAAAAATTGAGAGCCGCCAACTCTGAATTTAAAAACTACGGATACAGGATCAAGATCTGGGATGGGTATCGTCCTCCATATGCACAAAGGATCTTATGGGAGAAGGTCCCAAATCCAAGATATGTAGGAAATCCTACCAAAGGAGGTTCCGTTCATAACCGAGGCGGGGCAGTGGATCTCACGCTTATAGATTCGCAAGGAAGAGAATTGGAAATGCCAAGCGCTTATGATGAATTTACATACAAAGCTTCTCCCTTTCGTAAAGACCTGGAACCGACAGTTTTCAAAAATCTAGAAATCCTTGTAGGAATTCTAACAAAGCATGGATTCAAACAGATCAGTTCTGAATGGTGGCATTATAATGACGGGGATGCCAAAGTGTATCCCTTAGTAGAGGTGGATCCAAAACTTTGGGAGAAATGA
- a CDS encoding class I SAM-dependent methyltransferase, whose protein sequence is MKHLEMFSNRLTRMSKHWKKWARRRGITCFRIYDRDIPQVPLVIDLYENNCLVSEYINSYPMSEEERESERNTIRNLIIEILQLAPENLFWKTRERKKGNLQYEKLDTQEKSIRANEGGLKFKVNLSDYLDTGLFLDHRTTRDLFRKEASGKNVLNLYSYTGAFSVYAADGGARKITSVDLSQKYLDWSKENFELNGFSYDEHEFIREDITEWLKRERANPKRTQYDLIIVDPPTFSNSKKMRDIFDVQRDYSFLLNSIFRDFSAPGAILFFSTNFRKFKMEADELLWEDIQDITKQTHPEDFRNEKIRFVWKMRK, encoded by the coding sequence ATGAAACATTTAGAAATGTTCTCCAATCGCCTGACCAGGATGTCCAAACATTGGAAAAAATGGGCGAGAAGAAGGGGAATCACCTGTTTTAGGATCTACGATCGGGACATTCCTCAGGTTCCGCTCGTAATCGATTTATACGAAAATAACTGCCTAGTCTCCGAATACATAAATTCTTATCCGATGTCCGAGGAAGAAAGAGAATCGGAAAGAAATACCATCCGCAATTTAATAATCGAAATCCTTCAGCTTGCTCCCGAAAATTTATTTTGGAAAACCAGAGAACGTAAAAAGGGAAATCTACAATACGAAAAGCTGGATACTCAGGAAAAATCCATCCGCGCAAATGAAGGCGGACTTAAATTTAAAGTAAACTTAAGCGATTATCTGGACACCGGACTTTTTTTGGATCATCGAACTACTCGTGATCTTTTTAGAAAAGAAGCTTCAGGGAAGAATGTCCTAAATTTGTATTCGTATACCGGTGCATTCTCAGTTTATGCAGCCGACGGCGGCGCGAGAAAAATTACAAGTGTAGATCTCTCTCAAAAATACTTGGACTGGTCCAAGGAAAACTTTGAACTCAACGGATTTTCTTACGACGAGCATGAGTTTATTCGAGAAGATATTACGGAATGGTTGAAGAGGGAAAGGGCCAATCCCAAGAGAACTCAATACGATCTTATCATCGTTGATCCTCCTACATTCTCAAATAGTAAGAAGATGAGGGATATTTTCGATGTCCAAAGAGATTATTCTTTTTTACTGAATTCGATCTTTAGGGATTTCTCCGCGCCGGGCGCGATACTCTTCTTCTCCACGAATTTTCGAAAATTCAAGATGGAGGCTGATGAGCTTCTTTGGGAAGATATTCAGGATATTACCAAACAAACTCATCCGGAAGATTTTCGAAATGAGAAGATCCGATTTGTTTGGAAGATGAGGAAGTGA
- a CDS encoding C40 family peptidase translates to MIIPFFALVLVADQAKSLSDKEVQKYFSETWKLEIDPKSNLELFKETQHWIGTPHRDNGKDESGIDCSSLAAKLVQKAYSKTIAGSSESISRQVKKISESDLQEGDLVFFNIYGEKISHVGVYLKDRKFVHASVVKGVTVNSLDENYYKTRFVFAGRL, encoded by the coding sequence TTGATCATACCTTTTTTCGCCTTGGTTCTGGTCGCAGATCAGGCAAAATCTCTTTCAGACAAAGAAGTCCAAAAGTATTTTTCCGAAACTTGGAAATTAGAGATCGATCCTAAGAGCAATTTAGAATTGTTTAAGGAAACCCAACATTGGATCGGAACACCCCATAGAGACAATGGCAAAGACGAATCCGGGATAGATTGTTCCAGTCTTGCTGCAAAGTTGGTGCAAAAAGCATATTCCAAAACAATCGCAGGATCTTCTGAGAGTATTTCTAGACAGGTCAAAAAGATCTCCGAGTCCGATCTGCAGGAAGGAGATTTAGTATTTTTTAATATATACGGCGAGAAGATCAGCCATGTAGGAGTTTATCTGAAGGATCGAAAGTTCGTGCATGCTTCCGTAGTCAAGGGCGTAACTGTAAATTCTTTGGATGAGAACTATTACAAGACTCGATTCGTATTTGCCGGCAGATTATAG
- a CDS encoding M24 family metallopeptidase: MSRETYPKEELESYRKVQALAYEAVESVRKELYSGITEKEAACKIDDYIRNAGGTSFFHYGFAWFGDRTAFRGFKRPLSLNYLRKGEGILPHFGGMFQPSNRRLEEGMAVILDIAPTFAGRAADVGYAFSFGKNPEHDKALANLEEYRELILRRVLEERTLAEIYLEVDARIRASGYVNCHSIYPQGVLGHKVGRLPAYNFPGGRVNGFPFQTFAYLFPQMIKDLIPGVSGHSPLWGEGSDFRPEPGLWAVEPHIGKIYNGSKGPESFGAKWEEILVVTDSTAYWLDEDLPHVRLWKEKKKSKSSAKKQKEKVPA, translated from the coding sequence ATGTCCCGAGAAACATATCCTAAAGAAGAACTAGAATCCTACCGCAAAGTCCAAGCCTTGGCTTACGAAGCGGTGGAATCCGTACGAAAGGAATTATACTCGGGGATCACCGAAAAAGAAGCTGCTTGCAAAATCGACGACTATATCCGAAATGCGGGAGGCACATCCTTCTTCCATTACGGGTTTGCATGGTTCGGAGATCGGACCGCATTCAGAGGATTCAAACGGCCACTCTCACTGAATTATTTAAGAAAGGGAGAAGGTATACTTCCCCATTTCGGAGGAATGTTCCAACCTTCCAACCGCAGATTAGAAGAAGGAATGGCGGTCATCCTGGACATAGCTCCTACGTTTGCAGGAAGAGCGGCGGATGTAGGATACGCATTTTCATTCGGCAAAAATCCCGAACACGATAAGGCACTCGCAAATTTAGAAGAATACAGAGAGTTGATCTTAAGAAGGGTCTTAGAAGAAAGAACCTTAGCTGAAATCTATCTGGAAGTGGACGCTAGGATACGTGCTTCCGGATACGTTAACTGTCATTCTATCTATCCTCAAGGAGTTTTAGGTCATAAGGTGGGAAGACTCCCAGCTTATAATTTCCCTGGCGGAAGAGTGAACGGGTTTCCGTTCCAAACATTCGCATACTTATTCCCTCAAATGATAAAAGATCTGATCCCTGGAGTTTCAGGACATTCCCCATTATGGGGAGAAGGTTCCGACTTCAGACCAGAACCGGGACTCTGGGCAGTAGAACCTCATATCGGTAAAATATATAACGGCTCCAAAGGACCGGAATCTTTCGGAGCTAAATGGGAAGAGATCCTAGTGGTCACAGATTCCACTGCATACTGGCTGGATGAGGATCTTCCTCATGTACGTCTTTGGAAAGAAAAGAAAAAATCTAAGTCCAGTGCCAAAAAACAAAAAGAAAAAGTTCCGGCTTAA
- a CDS encoding SDR family NAD(P)-dependent oxidoreductase, with amino-acid sequence MSRISGKNILITGASGGFGKELTKQLLKKGANLVLTDMKAPETKPEFYLENSKPVPGKILGTFAADLSSESGCEKAYKEAIKIQPKIDILVNNAGLAFGGKLLDVPMDKWKLILDVNLYAPIYLSRLFLPAMLERKYGQIVNLSSCAGITSPGELVYYSVSKFGIRALGEALDSGYRSQGIYTTNVYPFFANTNILHSQQFGTDKPKVVPSLIVDSPQMVVRAIVRGIEKRKMHVFPGFTAKLLRFLTRLSPGFLRGMERLGQKFS; translated from the coding sequence ATGAGCAGAATAAGCGGGAAAAATATTTTAATCACCGGAGCAAGCGGCGGTTTCGGTAAAGAATTAACCAAACAGCTGTTAAAGAAAGGTGCCAATCTTGTGCTGACTGATATGAAAGCGCCTGAAACTAAACCTGAATTCTATTTGGAAAATTCAAAACCGGTACCGGGCAAAATACTCGGAACTTTTGCAGCTGACTTAAGCAGCGAATCAGGTTGCGAGAAGGCATATAAGGAAGCGATCAAGATCCAACCTAAGATCGATATCCTTGTCAATAACGCAGGTTTGGCATTTGGAGGAAAACTTCTGGATGTTCCTATGGACAAATGGAAATTGATCTTGGATGTAAACTTATACGCTCCTATTTACCTTTCACGTTTGTTCTTACCTGCAATGTTGGAGAGAAAATACGGACAGATCGTAAATCTATCTTCTTGTGCAGGGATCACTTCTCCGGGTGAGTTAGTGTATTATTCGGTTTCCAAGTTCGGGATCAGAGCCTTGGGCGAAGCATTAGATTCCGGTTATAGAAGCCAAGGGATATATACGACTAACGTGTATCCTTTCTTCGCAAATACGAATATACTGCATTCTCAACAATTTGGAACGGATAAACCTAAAGTAGTCCCTTCTTTGATCGTAGACAGTCCTCAGATGGTGGTTCGAGCCATAGTAAGAGGAATTGAAAAAAGAAAGATGCATGTCTTCCCGGGATTCACCGCGAAGCTATTGCGCTTTTTGACCAGACTGTCTCCTGGTTTCTTAAGAGGAATGGAAAGACTAGGGCAAAAATTTTCTTAA
- a CDS encoding cytochrome-c peroxidase: MKMKKTQILYLGLILALVSACGPSEKTKQLMQDAKISFGILPEKMPGSEKDTPAKIALGEKLYFEKRLSINDSQSCSSCHGTLGKNAGVDNLPTSPGALGKNGDRNSPTSLNAGFHFVQFWDGRAADLKAQAKGPILNPVEMAMPSEAAVEKKLSEISEYVDLFAKAFPDQEKKITYDNLAEAIAAFERTLITRDRFDEFQAGNHRALTSEEQKGLETFLSAGCIQCHNGPLLGGNSFRKLGQVNPYENTTDVGRSAVSKNDAEKYFFKVPSLRNIALTAPYFHDGKVATLPEAVKKMAYLQLGKELSSEEVDSIVSFLKALSDKNRSN, encoded by the coding sequence ATGAAAATGAAGAAAACACAAATACTATACTTGGGCCTAATTTTGGCTCTGGTCTCGGCATGCGGTCCGTCCGAGAAAACAAAGCAGCTTATGCAAGACGCCAAGATTTCCTTCGGGATCCTTCCGGAAAAAATGCCAGGTTCCGAAAAGGATACTCCGGCTAAGATTGCTTTAGGCGAAAAACTCTATTTTGAAAAACGTCTTTCTATCAACGATTCCCAATCCTGTAGTTCCTGCCACGGAACCCTCGGAAAGAACGCTGGAGTGGATAATCTTCCAACTTCTCCTGGTGCTCTTGGAAAAAATGGAGATCGGAATTCTCCTACATCCCTAAACGCAGGTTTCCACTTCGTTCAATTCTGGGACGGTAGAGCGGCTGACCTCAAGGCTCAGGCAAAAGGTCCGATCTTAAACCCAGTGGAAATGGCTATGCCTTCCGAAGCGGCCGTGGAGAAAAAACTCTCTGAAATCTCTGAATACGTGGACTTGTTTGCAAAAGCATTCCCGGATCAGGAGAAAAAAATCACCTATGACAATTTGGCAGAGGCGATAGCGGCATTCGAAAGAACTCTGATTACCAGAGACCGGTTTGATGAGTTCCAGGCAGGAAATCATAGGGCTTTGACTTCCGAGGAGCAGAAGGGATTGGAAACCTTCCTGAGCGCTGGATGTATCCAATGCCATAACGGGCCTCTTTTGGGTGGAAACAGCTTCCGTAAGCTTGGACAAGTAAATCCTTACGAAAATACAACCGACGTTGGAAGATCAGCTGTTAGCAAGAACGATGCTGAAAAGTATTTCTTCAAAGTTCCGTCTCTTAGAAATATTGCTCTAACCGCTCCTTATTTCCACGATGGAAAGGTAGCAACTCTGCCAGAAGCGGTTAAAAAAATGGCATATTTGCAGCTTGGAAAAGAGCTTTCCTCGGAAGAGGTGGATTCGATAGTATCTTTCTTGAAGGCATTATCGGATAAAAATCGGTCTAATTAA
- a CDS encoding alpha/beta fold hydrolase, whose amino-acid sequence MAATQLENGVKKEKAEVFKETFVHNGDISLYVKYNHTAKERPNRPTILFVHGYPDDHRVWSYQMESLKEDYNVAALDLRGSGKSDKPKKQKAYNVRRIFEDLESVIRFIGNDKPVHIVAHDWGSLISWAFVADEQKSVWAKSYTAMGGPHPVLGRRIAFQMALSGNPISLYKALSQLKRSWYILYFQIPFLPEWIWKTFSKFFWKYAMNAGGVPKNDILRNKSKEEIVATTVSNVNLYRELLRGETYPEPKHIKAPVQVLIPLKDFAIRPELYKLHERICDSYKEYTYDSNHWIQRTMPDMVSEKIREFVWEIG is encoded by the coding sequence ATGGCGGCTACCCAACTGGAAAACGGAGTAAAAAAGGAAAAGGCAGAAGTTTTCAAGGAAACCTTTGTTCATAACGGCGATATTTCTCTGTACGTAAAATACAATCATACAGCGAAAGAAAGACCGAACAGACCCACAATTCTATTCGTTCACGGATATCCTGACGATCATAGGGTCTGGTCCTACCAGATGGAATCCTTAAAAGAGGATTATAATGTGGCCGCTTTGGACCTGCGAGGTTCTGGGAAATCGGACAAGCCTAAAAAACAAAAAGCATATAATGTTCGTAGAATATTCGAAGATCTTGAATCGGTAATCCGATTTATTGGGAACGATAAGCCGGTCCATATTGTTGCTCATGACTGGGGTTCATTGATCAGTTGGGCATTCGTAGCGGACGAACAAAAATCAGTTTGGGCAAAATCATACACTGCGATGGGAGGACCTCATCCGGTGCTCGGGCGTAGGATTGCTTTCCAAATGGCTCTTTCCGGAAATCCGATCTCTTTGTACAAGGCACTTTCTCAACTTAAAAGATCTTGGTACATTCTATATTTTCAAATTCCTTTTCTGCCGGAATGGATCTGGAAAACTTTCAGCAAATTTTTCTGGAAGTATGCAATGAATGCAGGTGGAGTTCCTAAGAATGATATTCTTAGGAATAAGTCCAAAGAAGAGATAGTCGCGACCACAGTTTCTAATGTGAATTTGTATAGAGAACTTTTGAGAGGGGAGACGTATCCGGAGCCGAAACATATCAAGGCTCCAGTCCAAGTTCTAATTCCACTCAAAGATTTTGCGATCCGACCGGAGTTATATAAACTTCATGAAAGGATCTGCGATTCTTATAAAGAATATACATACGATAGCAATCACTGGATCCAGAGAACTATGCCTGATATGGTTAGCGAAAAGATCAGGGAATTTGTCTGGGAGATCGGCTGA